One region of Wyeomyia smithii strain HCP4-BCI-WySm-NY-G18 chromosome 3, ASM2978416v1, whole genome shotgun sequence genomic DNA includes:
- the LOC129731196 gene encoding sorting nexin-13-like isoform X2 has product MEFKYASWIVLSVGVSINILGLFWFVAIVFGLVGFLVGFLTLLYLQHGDLDKFLDSGLLENPLDEPKTLGLSIVCAQKPSNMILIAPNIKVQTESTRKSKHHFAGASSEQGRRRNLLDAGIELLFKKRTTDATGGSNGSCSSTSVGASSGSGGGLITDTLMHKGHLHFHQKDNTILDNTRKPPSGSAKQLPSPTGEDRASRWRPFESIKIYTDKGKSTPDQQQFGFHEGSHIADKHQARKREVGAISLGEEATASSSSPSPLASFKSYISHPEVLLHRDSPPGSPRKKKILSGNKAVDKLIHTIVDYVIRDFINSWYTVVSDSHEFSDTNIRTSVETLILKVCQRIKVAELLPLMTTKVIDDLARHTRFYRLATQDVSNSSNLPNPSDQKRMKIHEKLSPQKKNHRDNGHRRNKSETDLTWHLGNAALQKNVANSKFYGVQADEQSLVDPEVMLLNSFFGFSDEYKLECLDENALLEYFKRIAETVLYFTLPDEDFNCLTLRTFLCNILANNILKPMFATLTDPDFINLQIAKHFTKELPSGEFLLKMIRQSNDLSELRACRQLITKEMDAKHKDASYTAELASLKYTQKLIDLRISNLQNNKNDRGKSEKEKPASNLPLLSLDDILRKELAVSYYLDYLSVLNLQKYVIFYLTAQEWKITTSQSFSDVQVNKTKLNREEIMRIIREKANNLFQEYLVPKSPNYLNIDPGLIETLSIRIHDTFMQPENTWFDSICKYVYEKQKNEEVFLSNFYQSSAYKQLLRELDFNNAPDQELPSLDHLGVSMSLIDNLSDTNSGDLRFDETDDDEATGTGSIGGYFHSDIKEEHDVKANLLQNTRKTPTVSDASLLPAVVNVKHARSHSDCTGMYSTINDINIEQLKGSDCSSNDSGNELAVSTATNSPSPSMISRSTAQPSVEIQIEQKLEDAQDFKQKLSAKIINTAIHCEGHYAVYAIQVCVIDDNHQKSSWHIYRRYSKFLELKKNLVKRFPFLSKVPFPAKKTFQNTQRAVLEHRMEVLNMFMDEIGSKAEQNDEMRSIVRNFLEPDTDDRKMHGGAVVKTIESFKSGMSKIRNMPDTLVGGISRMFLGKGPLKERTFYDIQDIPTLESKQSEYPALTSALNLLDEVFDLQNKSQWLRRGLINRLLGAPWVSHATNKRIVQLANTMLATDKVEAVLMAVLNNVWPDGGRFNPSPPLREDSTKLRTKLAAKIALFALLSDDLKHVVGSVTCNTGLLNFFQMLQNKKLNTRLLLILMDRFLLLLFQIDDMTKHAPTSTAGTLRDSSEDGGSVRINSPSGSTTGSRKSSRHHY; this is encoded by the exons ATGGAGTTCAAGTACGCCAGCTGGATCGTGCTTAGTGTGGGTGTTTCCATCAACATTCTCGGCTTGTTTTGGTTCGTCGCAATCGTTTTTGGCTTGGTCGGCTTTCTCGTTGG GTTTTTGACGTTACTCTACCTGCAACATGGTGACCTGGACAAGTTTCTCGACAGTGGATTGCTCGAGAATCCTCTGGATGAACCTAAAACACTCGGGCTTAGTATCG TATGTGCTCAGAAACCCAGTAATATGATATTAATCGCACCCAATATAAAAGTTCAAACTGAATCGACCAGAAAGTCGAAACATCATTTCGCTGGTGCGTCCTCGGAACAAGGCCGGCGACGAAACTTACTCGATGCTGGTATTGAATTGCTTTTTAAGAAACGCACCACCGATGCAACTGGCGGAAGTAACGGTTCTTGTAGCAGCACCAGTGTTGGTGCCTCTAGTGGCAGTGGGGGTGGCTTGATTACCGACACTCTCATGCACAAAGGTCATCTGCATTTCCACCAAAAGGATAATACCATTCTAGATAACACACGGAAGCCACCGAGCGGCTCGGCAAAGCAGCTACCTTCACCGACCGGCGAAGATCGGGCGAGTCGGTGGAGACCATTCGAAAGTATAAAAATTTATACTGACAAAGGAAAATCTACTCCCGATCAACAACAGTTTGGCTTCCACGAGGGGTCGCACATAGCGGACAAGCATCAAGCTCGAAAGCGAGAAG TTGGTGCAATTTCACTTGGTGAAGAAGCAACCGCTAGTTCATCTTCGCCGTCACCGCTGGCTTCATTCAAGTCATACATAAGCCACCCGGAAGTTCTGCTGCATCGGGACTCGCCACCAGGTTCACCTCGGAAAAAGAAAATACTCAGCGGAAATAAAGCTGTCGACAAGTTGATCCACACGATCGTGGATTATGTCATTCGAGATTTCATCAACTCGTGGTACACGGTCGTATCGGACAGTCACGAGTTTAGTGATACCAATATTCGTACCAGCGTGGAAACACTAATCCTCAAGGTGTGCCAGCGTATCAAGGTGGCCGAGTTGCTTCCACTCATGACCACCAAAGTGATAGATGATTTGGCCCGGCACACACGTTTCTATCGGTTGGCCACTCAGGATGTCAGTAACAGTTCCAATTTGCCCAACCCGAGCGATCAAAAGCGAATGAAAATCCACGAAAAGTTGTCCCCGCAAAAAAAGAATCATCGTGATAATGGGCACAGACGGAACAAAAGCGAAACCGATCTAACGTGGCACTTGGGAAATGCTGCTCTTCAGAAAAACGTAGCTAACTCGAAGTTTTACGGTGTGCAAGCAGATGAACAGTCGCTAGTCGATCCGGAAGTGATGTTATTGAACTCGTTTTTTGGATTTAGCGACGAATACAAACTGGAGTGTCTGGATGAGAATGCATTGCTTG AGTATTTTAAAAGAATCGCCGAAACAGTATTATACTTCACCCTGCCAGATGAGGATTTTAACTGTTTAACACTAAGAACCTTTCTTTGTAACATCCTGGCTAACAATATCCTCAAACCAATGTTTGCCACTTTGACTGATCCAGACTTCATCAATTTGCAAATTGCAAAACACTTTACGAAAGAGTTGCCGAGCGGAGAGTTTCTGTTGAAAATGATTCGCCAGTCGAATGATCTATCTGAATTACGTGCTTGTAGGCAGCTGATCACCAAAGAGATGGATGCCAAACATAAGGATGCAAGTTATACGGCCGAGTTGGCTAGTTTGAAATATACGCAAAAATTGATCGATCTAAGGATTAGTAACCTTCAGAATAACAAGAACGACAGAGGTAAAAGTGAGAAGGAAAAACCTGCGTCGAACCTGCCGTTACTAAGCTTGGACGACATTCTACGCAAAGAGTTAGCCGTTTCATACTATCTGGATTACCTAAGCGTTTTGAACCTGCAAAAATATGTGATATTTTATTTGACCGCTCAAG AGTGGAAAATAACAACGAGccaaagcttttcggatgttcaagtaaacaaaactaaactaaaccgAGAAGAAATTATGCGTATCATTCGGGAGAAAGCCAACAATTTGTTTCAAGAG taccTTGTACCCAAGTCGCCAAACTACCTGAACATCGATCCGGGTCTAATCGAAACGTTAAGCATACGAATACACGATACCTTCATGCAACCGGAAAACACCTGGTTCGATTCGATCTGCAAGTACGTGTACGAAAAGCAGAAGAACGAGGAAGTCTTCCTGAGTAATTTCTACCAAAGTTCGGCCTACAAGCAGCTACTGAGGGAATTGGATTTCAACAACGCACCCGACCAGGAATTACCCTCGCTGGACCACCTGGGAGTGTCTATGAGTTTGATAGACAATTTGAGTGACACCAATTCGGGAGACTTGCGTTTTGACGAAACTGACGACGATGAAGCTACCGGAACCGGATCGATCGGTGGCTATTTTCATAGTGATATTAAAGAAGAGCACGATGTGAAAGCAAACCTTTTgcaaaatacacgaaaaaccccTACGGTGTCTGATGCAAGTTTACTTCCGGCTGTTGTTAACGTGAAACATGCCCGGTCGCATAGCGATTGTACAGGAATGTACAGCACCATTAACGATATTAATATAGAGCAGCTGAAGGGATCCGATTGTTCTAGTAACGATTCGGGAAATGAATTGGCTGTCTCAACAGCTACCAATTCTCCCAGTCCATCGATGATTAGTCGCTCAACTGCGCAACCATCAGTGGAAATAcaaatcgagcaaaagttgGAGGACGCTCAGGATTTCAAGCAGAAACTTTCTGCAAAAATTATCAACACTGCGATTCATTGTGAAGGGCATTATGCCGTCTATGCGATTCAAGTGTGTGTCATAGATGATAACCACCAAAAAAGTAGCTGGCACATTTATCGGAGGTACTCGAAATTtttggaattgaaaaaaaatctggtgAAACGGTTCCCGTTCTTGTCAAAGGTTCCGTTCCCGGCGAAGAAAACTTTCCAAAATACACAGCGGGCGGTGTTAGAGCATCGAATGGAAGTCTTGAACATGTTTATGGACGAGATTGGTAGCAAAGCCGAACAGAATGACGAGATGCGTTCGATTGTGAGAAATTTCTTGGAACCAGACACAGACGATCGGAAGATGCACGGTGGAGCTGTTGTTAAAACG ATTGAGAGCTTCAAATCGGGGATGAGCAAAATTCGTAACATGCCCGATACATTAGTTGGTGGTATTTCCAGAATGTTTCTGGGTAAAGGACCTCTGAAAGAGCGAACCTTCTACGATATTCAGGACATACCAACGTTGGAATCGAAACAGTCCGAGTATCCAGCATTAACGTCGGCTCTAAACTTGCTGGATGAGGTGTTTGATCTACAGAATAAATCTCAATGGTTGCGAAGAGGCTTGATCAACCGACTGCTTGGAGCCCCTTGGGTTAGTCATGCGACGAATAAAAGAATCGTACAACTTGCTAACACGATGCTAGCAACGGATAAGGTGGAAGCGGTGCTAATGGCTGTTTT AAACAACGTATGGCCTGACGGTGGTCGCTTCAATCCAAGCCCACCACTACGGGAGGACAGCACTAAACTGCGTACCAAATTGGCGGCCAAAATAGCCCTTTTCGCGCTTTTATCCGACGACCTTAAGCACGTCGTAGGTTCCGTTACTTGCAATACCGGGCTGCTCAATTTTTTCCAAATGTTgcagaataaaaaattgaacACTCGCTTGCTGTTAATTTTAATGGATCGGTTTCTGTTGCTGTTGTTCCAAATCGACGACATGACCAAACATGCTCCCACAAGCACCGCTGGTACTTTGCGCGACAGTAGTGAGGACGGTGGGTCGGTTCGTATCAATTCACCGTCCGGGTCGACAACAGGCTCAAGAAAGTCCTCTCGGCACCACTATTGA
- the LOC129731196 gene encoding sorting nexin-13-like isoform X3 — protein MEFKYASWIVLSVGVSINILGLFWFVAIVFGLVGFLVGFLTLLYLQHGDLDKFLDSGLLENPLDEPKTLGLSIDNTRKPPSGSAKQLPSPTGEDRASRWRPFESIKIYTDKGKSTPDQQQFGFHEGSHIADKHQARKREVGAISLGEEATASSSSPSPLASFKSYISHPEVLLHRDSPPGSPRKKKILSGNKAVDKLIHTIVDYVIRDFINSWYTVVSDSHEFSDTNIRTSVETLILKVCQRIKVAELLPLMTTKVIDDLARHTRFYRLATQDVSNSSNLPNPSDQKRMKIHEKLSPQKKNHRDNGHRRNKSETDLTWHLGNAALQKNVANSKFYGVQADEQSLVDPEVMLLNSFFGFSDEYKLECLDENALLEYFKRIAETVLYFTLPDEDFNCLTLRTFLCNILANNILKPMFATLTDPDFINLQIAKHFTKELPSGEFLLKMIRQSNDLSELRACRQLITKEMDAKHKDASYTAELASLKYTQKLIDLRISNLQNNKNDRGKSEKEKPASNLPLLSLDDILRKELAVSYYLDYLSVLNLQKYVIFYLTAQEWKITTSQSFSDVQVNKTKLNREEIMRIIREKANNLFQEYLVPKSPNYLNIDPGLIETLSIRIHDTFMQPENTWFDSICKYVYEKQKNEEVFLSNFYQSSAYKQLLRELDFNNAPDQELPSLDHLGVSMSLIDNLSDTNSGDLRFDETDDDEATGTGSIGGYFHSDIKEEHDVKANLLQNTRKTPTVSDASLLPAVVNVKHARSHSDCTGMYSTINDINIEQLKGSDCSSNDSGNELAVSTATNSPSPSMISRSTAQPSVEIQIEQKLEDAQDFKQKLSAKIINTAIHCEGHYAVYAIQVCVIDDNHQKSSWHIYRRYSKFLELKKNLVKRFPFLSKVPFPAKKTFQNTQRAVLEHRMEVLNMFMDEIGSKAEQNDEMRSIVRNFLEPDTDDRKMHGGAVVKTIESFKSGMSKIRNMPDTLVGGISRMFLGKGPLKERTFYDIQDIPTLESKQSEYPALTSALNLLDEVFDLQNKSQWLRRGLINRLLGAPWVSHATNKRIVQLANTMLATDKVEAVLMAVLNNVWPDGGRFNPSPPLREDSTKLRTKLAAKIALFALLSDDLKHVVGSVTCNTGLLNFFQMLQNKKLNTRLLLILMDRFLLLLFQIDDMTKHAPTSTAGTLRDSSEDGGSVRINSPSGSTTGSRKSSRHHY, from the exons ATGGAGTTCAAGTACGCCAGCTGGATCGTGCTTAGTGTGGGTGTTTCCATCAACATTCTCGGCTTGTTTTGGTTCGTCGCAATCGTTTTTGGCTTGGTCGGCTTTCTCGTTGG GTTTTTGACGTTACTCTACCTGCAACATGGTGACCTGGACAAGTTTCTCGACAGTGGATTGCTCGAGAATCCTCTGGATGAACCTAAAACACTCGGGCTTAGTATCG ATAACACACGGAAGCCACCGAGCGGCTCGGCAAAGCAGCTACCTTCACCGACCGGCGAAGATCGGGCGAGTCGGTGGAGACCATTCGAAAGTATAAAAATTTATACTGACAAAGGAAAATCTACTCCCGATCAACAACAGTTTGGCTTCCACGAGGGGTCGCACATAGCGGACAAGCATCAAGCTCGAAAGCGAGAAG TTGGTGCAATTTCACTTGGTGAAGAAGCAACCGCTAGTTCATCTTCGCCGTCACCGCTGGCTTCATTCAAGTCATACATAAGCCACCCGGAAGTTCTGCTGCATCGGGACTCGCCACCAGGTTCACCTCGGAAAAAGAAAATACTCAGCGGAAATAAAGCTGTCGACAAGTTGATCCACACGATCGTGGATTATGTCATTCGAGATTTCATCAACTCGTGGTACACGGTCGTATCGGACAGTCACGAGTTTAGTGATACCAATATTCGTACCAGCGTGGAAACACTAATCCTCAAGGTGTGCCAGCGTATCAAGGTGGCCGAGTTGCTTCCACTCATGACCACCAAAGTGATAGATGATTTGGCCCGGCACACACGTTTCTATCGGTTGGCCACTCAGGATGTCAGTAACAGTTCCAATTTGCCCAACCCGAGCGATCAAAAGCGAATGAAAATCCACGAAAAGTTGTCCCCGCAAAAAAAGAATCATCGTGATAATGGGCACAGACGGAACAAAAGCGAAACCGATCTAACGTGGCACTTGGGAAATGCTGCTCTTCAGAAAAACGTAGCTAACTCGAAGTTTTACGGTGTGCAAGCAGATGAACAGTCGCTAGTCGATCCGGAAGTGATGTTATTGAACTCGTTTTTTGGATTTAGCGACGAATACAAACTGGAGTGTCTGGATGAGAATGCATTGCTTG AGTATTTTAAAAGAATCGCCGAAACAGTATTATACTTCACCCTGCCAGATGAGGATTTTAACTGTTTAACACTAAGAACCTTTCTTTGTAACATCCTGGCTAACAATATCCTCAAACCAATGTTTGCCACTTTGACTGATCCAGACTTCATCAATTTGCAAATTGCAAAACACTTTACGAAAGAGTTGCCGAGCGGAGAGTTTCTGTTGAAAATGATTCGCCAGTCGAATGATCTATCTGAATTACGTGCTTGTAGGCAGCTGATCACCAAAGAGATGGATGCCAAACATAAGGATGCAAGTTATACGGCCGAGTTGGCTAGTTTGAAATATACGCAAAAATTGATCGATCTAAGGATTAGTAACCTTCAGAATAACAAGAACGACAGAGGTAAAAGTGAGAAGGAAAAACCTGCGTCGAACCTGCCGTTACTAAGCTTGGACGACATTCTACGCAAAGAGTTAGCCGTTTCATACTATCTGGATTACCTAAGCGTTTTGAACCTGCAAAAATATGTGATATTTTATTTGACCGCTCAAG AGTGGAAAATAACAACGAGccaaagcttttcggatgttcaagtaaacaaaactaaactaaaccgAGAAGAAATTATGCGTATCATTCGGGAGAAAGCCAACAATTTGTTTCAAGAG taccTTGTACCCAAGTCGCCAAACTACCTGAACATCGATCCGGGTCTAATCGAAACGTTAAGCATACGAATACACGATACCTTCATGCAACCGGAAAACACCTGGTTCGATTCGATCTGCAAGTACGTGTACGAAAAGCAGAAGAACGAGGAAGTCTTCCTGAGTAATTTCTACCAAAGTTCGGCCTACAAGCAGCTACTGAGGGAATTGGATTTCAACAACGCACCCGACCAGGAATTACCCTCGCTGGACCACCTGGGAGTGTCTATGAGTTTGATAGACAATTTGAGTGACACCAATTCGGGAGACTTGCGTTTTGACGAAACTGACGACGATGAAGCTACCGGAACCGGATCGATCGGTGGCTATTTTCATAGTGATATTAAAGAAGAGCACGATGTGAAAGCAAACCTTTTgcaaaatacacgaaaaaccccTACGGTGTCTGATGCAAGTTTACTTCCGGCTGTTGTTAACGTGAAACATGCCCGGTCGCATAGCGATTGTACAGGAATGTACAGCACCATTAACGATATTAATATAGAGCAGCTGAAGGGATCCGATTGTTCTAGTAACGATTCGGGAAATGAATTGGCTGTCTCAACAGCTACCAATTCTCCCAGTCCATCGATGATTAGTCGCTCAACTGCGCAACCATCAGTGGAAATAcaaatcgagcaaaagttgGAGGACGCTCAGGATTTCAAGCAGAAACTTTCTGCAAAAATTATCAACACTGCGATTCATTGTGAAGGGCATTATGCCGTCTATGCGATTCAAGTGTGTGTCATAGATGATAACCACCAAAAAAGTAGCTGGCACATTTATCGGAGGTACTCGAAATTtttggaattgaaaaaaaatctggtgAAACGGTTCCCGTTCTTGTCAAAGGTTCCGTTCCCGGCGAAGAAAACTTTCCAAAATACACAGCGGGCGGTGTTAGAGCATCGAATGGAAGTCTTGAACATGTTTATGGACGAGATTGGTAGCAAAGCCGAACAGAATGACGAGATGCGTTCGATTGTGAGAAATTTCTTGGAACCAGACACAGACGATCGGAAGATGCACGGTGGAGCTGTTGTTAAAACG ATTGAGAGCTTCAAATCGGGGATGAGCAAAATTCGTAACATGCCCGATACATTAGTTGGTGGTATTTCCAGAATGTTTCTGGGTAAAGGACCTCTGAAAGAGCGAACCTTCTACGATATTCAGGACATACCAACGTTGGAATCGAAACAGTCCGAGTATCCAGCATTAACGTCGGCTCTAAACTTGCTGGATGAGGTGTTTGATCTACAGAATAAATCTCAATGGTTGCGAAGAGGCTTGATCAACCGACTGCTTGGAGCCCCTTGGGTTAGTCATGCGACGAATAAAAGAATCGTACAACTTGCTAACACGATGCTAGCAACGGATAAGGTGGAAGCGGTGCTAATGGCTGTTTT AAACAACGTATGGCCTGACGGTGGTCGCTTCAATCCAAGCCCACCACTACGGGAGGACAGCACTAAACTGCGTACCAAATTGGCGGCCAAAATAGCCCTTTTCGCGCTTTTATCCGACGACCTTAAGCACGTCGTAGGTTCCGTTACTTGCAATACCGGGCTGCTCAATTTTTTCCAAATGTTgcagaataaaaaattgaacACTCGCTTGCTGTTAATTTTAATGGATCGGTTTCTGTTGCTGTTGTTCCAAATCGACGACATGACCAAACATGCTCCCACAAGCACCGCTGGTACTTTGCGCGACAGTAGTGAGGACGGTGGGTCGGTTCGTATCAATTCACCGTCCGGGTCGACAACAGGCTCAAGAAAGTCCTCTCGGCACCACTATTGA